From the genome of Diabrotica virgifera virgifera chromosome 8, PGI_DIABVI_V3a:
CTTTCCTATAATAAAAACAAGCTCCACCACTCCCGTGAGAATTGTCTTTGATCCCAACAACAAGTCCACATCAGGTATTTGTTTAAATCAGGTTCTAGATAAAGGCTTCACGGTGCAACCAGAACTTTTTGATATCTTAATCACTTTTCGCCACTACAAGTATATACTAGCAGCTGACATTAAGCATATGTTTCTGCAAATTTCCATAAATGAACAAGAAACTTTCCTTCTCAACTTTCTATGGAGGGATAAACAGGATGACAAACTTCAGTGTTTTCGTTTCAACCGATTACCCTTTGGTTTATCCTCGTCCCCTTTCTTAGCCACTCGTGTATTAAAACACATTGCTGATACTCATGCAATTTCACACCCATCTGCGGCAAAAACCTTGCTCAACTCTACCTATATGGACGATGTACTATCTGGTGGTAACAATTTAGAAGAAATTGAGACTCTCCACTTTCAGTTAAGTTCCTTGTTGAGTAAGCACGGCTTTCAGCTCCATAAACTAAGCTCGAACCATCCAGAATttcttaaaaaacataagttgATTCCAACTCCAGAAATTAAGTTAAGCCTGGCTGGTTCCTCAGACAAGATATTAGGTATTATTTGGTCACCTGATCAGGATACTTTTTCATTCAAGCCTCCTGTATGCGAGGTAACATCGCCAATTACTAAGAGAAAAATTCTTAGTTATGTCTCTCGTTTATTCGACCCTTTAGGGCTTCTTTCACCAACTCTTGTATATTCAAAACTTCTGTTGCAAAGGATTTGGTCATTGTCACTAGATTGGGACACCCCCATTACCAATGATAAAATTCTTTCTGATTGGCAATCTCTTCTAACGAAATTCCAATCCATAAATCTAACAAAATTTCCTAGATGCTTAGTCCTAGATAAAAAGGTTATCTTAACTCAGCTTATTACCTTCTGTGATGCTTCTCAGGACATCTACGCTGCCTGCGTGTATCTCCGAGTCACTTATGACGACTCTACCGTCTCGGTGAGACTTGTCACATCCAAGACAAAAATCGCTCCCCTAAAAAACAAACTAACTATCCCAAGATTAGAGCTGTCCGCCATTCTATTAGGAATCCAGTTAACTCACCGCTCACAAGGTATCTTACAGAAAGATTTAAAAATTTCTGAAACTCATCTCTTCTCGGACAGTACAATAGCCCTGACCTGGGTAACTACATCTAAGTTTCTCTACAATCAGTTTGTACAGTCTCGAGTCATAAAGATACGTTCCCTCAGTGAATCTTATCAATTTCACCACGTTGAGTCGAAACAAAATCCAGCGGATCTGCCCTCCAGAGCAAAATCTATTTGTTCTAATGCTGAACTTACTGATCTGTGGCTTCATGGTCCGAAATTTCTAATTAAACCGGAAATCGATTACTCACTATTTCAGATTAAAAAATGGAATGGGGAATTACctgaattaagaaaaaatcaagttTCCTTAAATGTCACTGTTACTGCTCAGTCAAATGACACCTTGGATGATTTATTTAATCGTTGTTCATCTTTCACAAAAATTCAAAGATCCCTAGCCTATGTTCTTAGATTTGTTTCCAATCTTAAAGCAAAATCAAATCACACTGCTATAGATACTGATGTACTTTCCGTGGAGGAAATTGAATTTTCTACTTGCCTTGTTCTCAAGTATATTCAATCCATTTCTTTCACTAAGGAGATTCATGAATTGTCCAAACGGCTGTCTGTCTCCAATAAAGCCATCAGAGCCCTGAATCCCTTTATCGATGAAAATGATAAACTGTTACGAGTAGGTGGCAGGTTACGTTTCGCTTCCATAAGCTATTCACAAAAGCATCCAATTCTCCTTCCTTCTAAGAATCGTATTATTGCTCTGATGATTGAACAGCAACACAAAAAGCTGTGCCACGCAGGCGCACAAACCACTTTATCTCATATACGATTGAAATACTGGCCCCTTGATGGTCTTCGACAAACCAAGAAAGTCATTCATAATTGCATCAATTGTTTTAGATTCATGACTCCTAATTATTTTCAACAAATGGCAGATGTTCATCCAGATCGTGTCTTATCTAGCCGACCTTTCGAAAGAGTCTCCATTGACTATGGTGGATTTTTTCTTGTCAAAGCCTCGCCTTTAAAAAATGCTAAACTCTATAAAGTATATATTGCTTTTTTCATTTGTATGACCACCAAATGTGTTCATTTAGAACTGGTCACTGGACTGTCTGCTGATGCATTTCTTCTTACCCTCAAGAGGTTTATCGCTAGAAGGTCAACTCCCAGCATCATTTGGTCAGACAACGCGACCAACTTCTACGGTGGTCGTAATCAATTAAAACAACTTCATGAATTTTTTCTAAATCAGGATAATACTCGTCAAATTCAAGACTTCTGTACCcagaattttattaaatttaagttTGGCGTTCCTCGTAATCCCTCTCAATTCGGACTACATGAAGTTGGCATCAAGAGTGCTAAGTACCATTTATATAGGTTGATTGGGAATTCCCACTTTACTTTTGAGATATTCTATACAATTCTCTGTCAAGTTGAAGCTATCCTTAATTCTAGACCTATTACCAAACTCTCTAATGACGTCAATGACCTAACAGCTTTGACCCCAGGTCATTTCTTAGTAGGACAGAGCTTGACTGCACCTCCTGAGCCTACACTTTCTGATATACCTCAAAACCGTCTCACTATTTATCAACAAGTGAGCCGGATCCAACAGAATTTTTGGCAACGGTGGAAAGTGGATTACTTGAATCTTCTCCAACACCGACCAAAATGGACGGTACCTACCAATCCTGTACAAGTAGGTGATATTGTCTTATTAAAAGACGACAATACACCTCCTCTACTTTGGCCATTGGCAAAAGTGACCGAGGTACTCCCTGGTAGGGACAATCTCATTCGCACAGTCAGGGTTCATTCCTCCAACGGCGACTACTTGCGAGCTATTAGAAAGATTGCAGTATTACCATGCAATTACTAGttcagtaatttttatttaattttttgtctttCTAGGTTAGTCATTTAGGTAAActcattaatttttattgattttcaaTCGTTTATGCGTTAGAtactaattataataaatatgttacttagctaaaaaaaaaaaaaaatcactagTTGTTACGAGGGTATCTCAGAatgtttcaatttttatatttcactttcTATATTATTAACACTACTACATAACCAGAGGCGTACTCGCTCATGGCGCCCCCCGGCAATAtgttaaaatacaaattttaaccagcgtccaaaataataatttcagaCGCTCCCTCGTAAAATAACCCCTAAGTGAACCGCAGACTCTAGCGGCGTAtataagtattattttttctGGCGCGAAGCGTTCCTCCCTTCCCGAAAAAGACTTAACCACGTTGCATCGATCACTTTCTTCTTCAATCTCGAGGAGTGAATAACTAAAAACACTTCTCATTAACGGGTCCGCGTCATCCACGTGAAAAATTTACCGCCAAAAAAATTCTACCGGCTTTACTGAGCCAAAAGTGCGTAAAATAGTGCGCGTATCTATGtgtttataaaacagtttttcgcAAACCGTATGTAGGTTACCTCAAACAGCTACACAAGGATACCTATCTGGCCAGATAAGAAAAAACAACCAGAAGCAACCACAGCGCAGGgtgagtttgtttatttctaccaATAACTATCTTTGAACGCCTATAAACTAAATCGAGATCAACGAATCTTTTTAGTGTAAAAAAAAAGGGTGCGCGcgtctaaactaatattatatattttgagcCAGCGCCTGGAAATACTTTTCCGAGAATAATTTAATTAATCTCTCGAAATATTTATGTAGTATTTTTCTTCACCTGTTACCTGAAGAGGGAAGAGGGATTGATGTTATAATATTActatgactattttaaaaatcgactgtCCGAGCGTTTCacttatgtactaaaaataaaaaattaataggggaggcggtaacacttattccagcgtaCTGTATATaatttacaagaataaaaaaccgctaaacaccgtaaaaatgagtggcgcatacaatattccagctacaaaagatctgatatgaatattacgtggcgcgaaaatgtattttcattttgatgcaaaataaaattttagttttattttaaaagatttttccataatatttgctaaatttgaagtaaaacgcgccacaaaagagtaactttgatacagtttgaattttgaaactcttttgtggcacgtttacttcaaatttagcaaatattattgaaaaatattttaaaataaaactaaaattttattttgcatcaaaatgaataTACATTTtcacgccacgtaatattcatatcagatcgtttgtagctggaatattgtatgcgccactcattttttcGGCGATTATTCGGGAAcaatcgttaattttattatattttgtagcttaataacctctaaacggcttaaccaaTTTTGATCGCCAAAAATgtatttgaaacgtattgacaagtagtatctgatgcatttaaggtcaagtatgataactgaaggcattacaggaattattgagtttgaaaaaccgtttttcccgtaggaaatagatttgatcatacttatgaagcctataacttaaaaattcgaatttaaCAGGAcatgaggtatacaccgtcagattcgtctagagtccttctacaaacgctcagttattggcgcaattcgtagtttgaaattttgagtaattgtcgagaaaccaaaattttcaaagtttagtttttcagtttttcggcgatactAAGTCGTGTGTATGTCTGATGCTGACGGCTTGGACACCATTTCAAAGCTTagctcaacactattgattttgTGTATTTGCATTTCTCCTGTCttttcttgaaccgaagatatataacCTCCAAAAagtatgccgttttgtacctaccaagtcctgtAGCTGGCTTATGGGCGGTGAAAAGTAACAatctacaccggttctgaatcggctctGGCCCCTTCttcaaatatacaaaaaaattcagatcggctTAACTGTCcagccacatacatacatacatattcacaaacattttcccttttttaaatagaaattgagtcatatttctgagttcggtaacttttgaatggtgtaaccgatttttaaaattagacatgcgttggaaaagTAATGATAAGTACTATTAGAAGCAGTAAGGgccggacttaaattttcgaagtttttgagagttttggggacgagaacgaaaaacaggcccttAATAAGAAGGGACGTAAAAGCCACAcgcttggaccaaaatggatggttgatatatgtatgggtgagtcttttcctgaactttaataTGGAAGTTGTATTTCgtgtatagtgtcgcgtgtagggaggtgtgggtgtgcgccactggcgagaactgacGTTCTCTccttattatataaaaaataaaaagtttataaggaaaaattgaccatacttctgcataattatttattactaataaatgcagtTTTTATTCACGTTTTTAAACCAATTTAAAaatttagctcatgctctttcatttgatacctgtagaatggttttaacattatttttttctgacattacaaaaaaaagctctctgggataaataatttgaataaaatttaaacaattaaatgaaacgttttgaaatttttgttaaatattaagcactaaagaatactcatttgacaaaaatttcaaagctgcacactaatttttacaatagttattgcgaaattaatttttttgaaatttcgaccttttctcgtaattatattaacaataaatgataaTACCAAATTTtctaatatgccattttaaaGTTTTCTTCGTGCTCtagaagatgtttgtactaaaaaaatcataagtgtCACTGTTTTCGATTGGCTTgacaaaaaaaaatggaataaatTCCGTTTTCTGatactaaattgtttataaataaatatggCGGCCAGATTCTTTGCaggaaatagttaaaatttgttcttataggtattacctgtcgaaaaattGCTTTACTACCCTGGCTGCTGATGtctcatggaaaaaaccttattaccctggactataagcacttttaacctttaactacatgcgctggcgtactttgtacgccagatataagaattctactggaaatatatttaaaaatttaatttttgcccttgcttatttttctaacctatcactggaatgtgctttacaatttggttttagtttcgttataatcggcgttctgggaagatcgtaatttacattttattatttgttgtttccggtggtggacaatataccccaggattatattactataagtcgtaatataagtacatattttaattgttttttagtcattatggcaaaaaatatatttttctttctaaacaatactttttctcctgtaaaaaattatataaaaattttatattagtaattttatttatcatggaatccagtccttccatgattccagttataaatcccaattggcttactgaaaaggaactccaagtattcactaataccgaataaggtttataacagacaacaaagtgtattttttcaaaaaaaattaaacaaatccgctgtttgtaagtgtattttcttgtggcgtacaaagtacgcctcgcgtgtagttatgttataacttgatgcgcgggtagttaaaggttaataagaTGAAAGCAGTTTTCTGCAGTGAAAAACTGAGGACACAAATTAAAACTGGAGTATTGACATGCTATGTGTTCTCTGCCCTTTTATGCAGTTAAAGCTTAGACATACGGATGCAACTTAAAAAAGCGAAACTATGAAGAAAAGAAAATGGGCTACTTTTGGAACATACCTActaagaaatcaaaaaaatgtGTTGATGCGATTGGGTATtcaagggaaagtggaaggaaaagATGACCGGTGAAACGCGGCACGTCCTGATTGAAAAATATAAAGTTTGGattgaaaaaaaagatcaaataacCTATTCAGAACCGCTGCATATAGAGTAAAATGAGCCGTGGTCATCGCCAATGTCCTTAAATCATAGGCACAAGAAGAATAAGTATCTGGAGGGGGAGGAGGGTTGCCAAATGACAGATGTCTACACGGTTAAAAGAAAGTTTagaataaaaattgacctgtttttgtATTATTCACAACATCCAATAAATATTACCAAATATTAGGGGGCcaaccctgtataattattgtattgtatagAATAGATAGTTAGTTGTTTGTGATTATTAATTTACGTAGGTATTATACTAAATGGATATACTAAATTAACAAACTTTTGCGAGTTTTATTAGACAAACAGAGCAAGTTTCACATACTCGTATATAAGTTTTATGTGATTCTAATTTAGAATGGTTTAATAATTTACGAAACTTTTTGAATGATATACGAGGGATTAAAGAAGAACCATGAATAAAtgattaactattaatatttttaaaaatgcttctttaaatttaaacacaaaatcaCATCAACCGCGCACGGAGTGGATATAACCAACACAATATATTACACTAAATAGCAATctataacttcttcttcttcttttatttcttggagatctttcgatctgtttaattctgaagctgcctctggttaatttcctgggaggtagattgccaactattCCTTCATTTTTAAGGGGGTCTTCCGGGGGGTTTTGaaccgggcgggttgttttctagggcaattttgAGAGTCTATTCTCATTTATCCGTCTTACATAGTTGTACCACATTCTCTTGCGCTATcttccccatcttacaatatcttgaattttgcacTGCTCTCTAATGTTTGTATTTCTCACCCTGTGTTTTACTTGTtttccccactattgttcttTAGGGTTTTCATTTAGGCAACCCTTAGCATCTGTTTCAttttgttggtgtcttcgcgcACTTCTATGCCATATGCCATGATCGGTCGTATGTAAGTCTTttacactgttactaataaaacactcgtattctaaggttattccgtatttatatctagaatagttatCCTATGTATAAGGTAGATATAGTACGAAACTAATTCGTTACTAATAAACTCGGTATAAGTTAGATATAAGTATTCCcactttattccgaaataatagtttggcaacgtTGCAATCTTCTGCACAAATACATAGAACAATGATAAATATTGTGCgaaatatgtcaattttgatttttctctgtAACCGACAGAccaaattaacctaggcgaaaagttttcggaatgataaaaatgagtttttattgatttttttaaataccagTATACTTCTTTCATATGgattccacagaattgctatgtcattattattttctgaacaatagcATTGCAAAAAAAGTTCATAGaggtaaacaaattaaataaaatttaaactaattgacgaatcatcttgaaattttttgtgcattatattatggactgtttgactcaacttttcatgcaatatcaaattCAAATAAGTGAATCACCTATTTTCTAAAAACCTTACACCATCTTTAGAAAACCGATATTTAATTCTGAATTCCTTATCGGTGTATTGTGAAAAGggatttattctatctttgaaaagtttcctttttcgtgtattttctatcatgttaattaaattatcaacttctTCGACAGCCGCAACACCCCTTaagcacattttttattatatgtataatgactcacaaaacaaatcaaaatataatatatttttgcctctgATGACATTGACagtcataaaataggttataccagacttaaacaagggTGTGGGTCGGTATAAACTTGGACTAAATTCTTATACCACGTATAAACTATATctaagttattccatgtttattggtagtgattttgccTATACCTGATTTATTCTTAGTATTACTTTTATACttggtttattagtaacagtgttaTGTAGAGTCTAACTTTACTATTTGTGTGAATATACacatcctgacaatgcagatgctttgttgatctgactcctcagGTACTTTACTGGGCCGTGGGTGCTTGATATATCTATGCCCAGATATCTGAATTGCATCACCTGTTCTATGAGGTTGATCTCAACCACTTACTTACATCTGAGCAGATCTTTTGCTATTGTCATGTTATTAAAAGGGTTAATAATGTTAAGAATTTTTGGTGAGAACTCTTTTGAGATAATCATCTGATGTGATTCTGTAGTATCTCCTTTCTTCCATGAATTGTGTATTGTCAAGAACGATATGTTTACCGGTCAGTGGATCAGAGGAACTTGAGCAGATTAGTTAAACGCCCAAAGGtggataaaaaatgtccacctaatccGTATTCGCTTATAAGATATTTATTACGTGtcccaaaatttttcaaaaattatttattgttaaaaagacgaTCTTTTATCGattgttaatttggttctaccgatatttttaaaaataaaagtaatatcttgaatTAAAAATATGGAAGGTACAAAATGACTTTTACCCAAAGTCCACCCTTGggtaaaggtttctatataatttctcgatGGCAGAAACATAATGCACAtcattatcgacgtataattacataatcgacataattattatTCGTCACTCTAAGGAGGAAGTAATGGAAGAATGTCGAAAAAAGCGACAAATCTAAATTATTGGCTTTTActgtatgttaattttgatgtacatcgtaattttgttgtaagatATGTACGTCGTTTATATTaacattttagaagatgctgtgtttactATGCATAAtattctttccatttcttctgttTAATCTATTTCTAACATGTTTGTAACAACTCTCAATATAATATTAGCTAATTTCGAGGA
Proteins encoded in this window:
- the LOC126890118 gene encoding uncharacterized protein LOC126890118, with protein sequence MEQGQINKLTRSKTASKLDLTRLCSSVETDLASLTKYMIKEILCQLRDAFRTYNDATNLLAAELATTEDVDPIVKKYYKCISLLEEKLESLLTPPTSSTTSEISSVPNPNVPSPSTQITQNATTKQRTVKLPELRINNFSGKLKSPESQTTDENLSQIVQKFWESEEVNPPISESVENHPSELLFLKTVKILPSGRYQVNLNLKHSVDDLHMGNSFITAKKRFFYLEKKLHSDPVLLQSYSKIIQDYHSQGLVSDVPLQVRNFDGKFNYFLPHFPIIKTSSTTPVRIVFDPNNKSTSGICLNQVLDKGFTVQPELFDILITFRHYKYILAADIKHMFLQISINEQETFLLNFLWRDKQDDKLQCFRFNRLPFGLSSSPFLATRVLKHIADTHAISHPSAAKTLLNSTYMDDVLSGGNNLEEIETLHFQLSSLLSKHGFQLHKLSSNHPEFLKKHKLIPTPEIKLSLAGSSDKILGIIWSPDQDTFSFKPPVCEVTSPITKRKILSYVSRLFDPLGLLSPTLVYSKLLLQRIWSLSLDWDTPITNDKILSDWQSLLTKFQSINLTKFPRCLVLDKKVILTQLITFCDASQDIYAACVYLRVTYDDSTVSVRLVTSKTKIAPLKNKLTIPRLELSAILLGIQLTHRSQGILQKDLKISETHLFSDSTIALTWVTTSKFLYNQFVQSRVIKIRSLSESYQFHHVESKQNPADLPSRAKSICSNAELTDLWLHGPKFLIKPEIDYSLFQIKKWNGELPELRKNQVSLNVTVTAQSNDTLDDLFNRCSSFTKIQRSLAYVLRFVSNLKAKSNHTAIDTDVLSVEEIEFSTCLVLKLVI